TTGTGACCTTCACCCTTTCGACCAGGTTGTTGTCACCAAGGCCAAGGATTACGTTTTTTTCATCAAATCCCCCTTTAAGGACTATTTCCAAATTCTGAGGACAAAATTTAAATGGGGGGAACGTTGACGACCAACCTGAAGAAACTTTGAATGCTGACCGAGCTGAACATAAAGAATTTCGCTATTATCGACCAGCTACGCTTAGAATTTGGACCGGGGTTCAACGTTCTCACCGGTGAAACCGGTGCCGGGAAATCCATCTTGGTAGACGCCCTCAACCTCCTCCTGGGGAGTCGCGCTTCTCCGGAAATGATTCGAACGGGTCAAGAAGATGCTTCTGTAGAAGCTTTCTTTGAGTTGGAAGAAGCGGAAAACATAAAAATCTTGAGGAGCTTACAACTGGACCAAGCCGAGGGGCTGTTGATCAAGCGCCTCATCCACCGTTCCGGAAAATCTCGGGCCTTTCTCAATGGAAACTCCATTACCCTTCATATGCTCGAAGAGCTGGGCGAAGAACTCATCAATATTTACGGCCAACACGAACATCAACACTTTCTCCATCCCCAAAGCCCCATTGACATTCTGGACCGTTCCGGTGGACTCCTTCCCTGGCGCCAGGAATATCAAGAAGTCTATGCCCATTGGATGAAGGCTACCTCCGACCTTGAAGAGTTGATCTCCAAGGAAAAGCAACGATCCGAGCGCCTGGAATTTCTGACCTTTCAATCAAAGGAAATCGCCAGGGCTAACCTGAAACCCCCCAAACCCGGTGAAGCGAACGAAGAGGAAGAGCTGGTTGCCGAACGCGCCCGCCTGATTCATGCCGAAAAGCTTTACTCCATTGCCCATCAAGGTACCGAAGTTATTTACGGGGAAAGCGGATCGGTGGTCGAGCGCCTGAAGTCCATCCTGCAGCGTCTGCGGGAGGGGGCGAAAATGGATCCCTACCTCAACTCTTTGGCATCTTTAATCGAATCGATCCTTTTCCAAGCGGAAGACGTGGCTTCCTCCCTTCGTGCCTACCGAGAAAAAATCCATTTTGACCCCCGGCGCTTGGAAACCATCGAATCTCGCCTGGATGAGATCACGAAACTTAAAAAAAAATACGGTCCTTCGTTGGCAGAAGTCCTGGCCTACAAGGAAAGGATCGACCGGGAAAGAAAAAGCCTGGAAAGCCTGGGGGAAAAAAATTCTGAGCTCCAAAAAAGCACGGCCGCCTTTTATGCCCGGGCTTTGTCTCAGGCCCAAGAACTCTCTTCGAAGAGGAAAAAGGTTGCGCAGGAGCTCGGCTCCAAAGTGGAGGCAGAACTCTCCACCCTGGGCATGAAAAAAGTTCGCTTTCAAATCGCGGTGGAAGAAGGCTTATCAGAAAAGGGGGAGCAAGGCCAAAATATCTCTCCGCGATTGGATCAAAATGGAATGGACCGGGTACAATTTCTCATCTCCCCCAACCCCGGAGAAGACCTGAAAGCTCTGGCCAAGATCGCTTCCGGGGGGGAGCTCTCCCGGATTATGTTAGCCCTGAAACGGATCTTCGCCGAGGAAACCTGGATTAAAACTCTGGTCTTCGACGAGGTGGACGCGGGCATTGGAGGGGGAATTGCCGAGGTCGTGGGTCGCAAGCTTAAAGAAATTTCCCGGGAACATCAGGTTTTTTGTATAACCCACTTGGCCCCCATAGCCTCCTTTGCCGATACCCATTTCAAGGTGTCCAAGAGAATCCAGGGAGGAAGGACCGTAGTGGAAGTAAATCACCTACAAGGGGAAAACCGGGAACAGGAAATCGCCCGTATGCTGGGCGGGGTTAAAATTACGGAAAAAACCCTTGACCACGCCCGGGAAATGCTGAAAAATGCTCTAAAGGGGTAAAAACAAACCCCTTACACCCTCACGCCTAACGCCTTACGGTAATTATCAATATGACTATCCGCAAAGCTAAAATCTCCGATGTTCGGCAAATCCAGAAGCTGATCGAGCTTTCAGCCAAAAAAGGGGAGATGCTTTCCCGTTCTCTCAGTGAGCTCTACGACAACCTGCGGGATTATTACATATACCAGGAGGAGGGCCAGGGGCAAATCCTCGGGACCTGTGCCATGCACATCTGTTGGGAAGATCTGGCTGAAATTCGCTCCCTGGTCGTCCGGGAAGAATATAATCGGCGGGGCATCGGGACCAAGCTTATTGAGGCCTGCCTCTCTGAGGCTATCAGCCTCGGGCTTTACCGCATCTTTGCTCTAACGTATAAACCAGATTTTTTCCGAAAGTTTGGGTTTAAAGTCGTGGATAAGAGCGCCCTGCCCCATAAGATTTGGGCCGACTGTATCAAATGCGTGAAGTTTCCCGAATGCGACGAAATAGCGGTCCTCCTGGAGGTTTAAAAGTTTCCGGTCAATTTTGAAAAAATTAATATATTCAAATACTTTTTAAAAAATAAGAGAAAAAAGTCTTGACAG
The genomic region above belongs to Deltaproteobacteria bacterium and contains:
- the recN gene encoding DNA repair protein RecN, giving the protein MLTELNIKNFAIIDQLRLEFGPGFNVLTGETGAGKSILVDALNLLLGSRASPEMIRTGQEDASVEAFFELEEAENIKILRSLQLDQAEGLLIKRLIHRSGKSRAFLNGNSITLHMLEELGEELINIYGQHEHQHFLHPQSPIDILDRSGGLLPWRQEYQEVYAHWMKATSDLEELISKEKQRSERLEFLTFQSKEIARANLKPPKPGEANEEEELVAERARLIHAEKLYSIAHQGTEVIYGESGSVVERLKSILQRLREGAKMDPYLNSLASLIESILFQAEDVASSLRAYREKIHFDPRRLETIESRLDEITKLKKKYGPSLAEVLAYKERIDRERKSLESLGEKNSELQKSTAAFYARALSQAQELSSKRKKVAQELGSKVEAELSTLGMKKVRFQIAVEEGLSEKGEQGQNISPRLDQNGMDRVQFLISPNPGEDLKALAKIASGGELSRIMLALKRIFAEETWIKTLVFDEVDAGIGGGIAEVVGRKLKEISREHQVFCITHLAPIASFADTHFKVSKRIQGGRTVVEVNHLQGENREQEIARMLGGVKITEKTLDHAREMLKNALKG
- a CDS encoding N-acetyltransferase is translated as MTIRKAKISDVRQIQKLIELSAKKGEMLSRSLSELYDNLRDYYIYQEEGQGQILGTCAMHICWEDLAEIRSLVVREEYNRRGIGTKLIEACLSEAISLGLYRIFALTYKPDFFRKFGFKVVDKSALPHKIWADCIKCVKFPECDEIAVLLEV